The window GATCAGCTCATTCTGCGCTTCGGACAATTCCTCCGCGCTCACAGGCTCGTCACGCATGCGCGCGATTTCTTCCATCAGCACGGCAGCAATCGCGTCGCGGTCCGCATCGGGATTGACCAGCGCATAATGCGCAAACAGCCCAGCCTCTTCCTGGAAGTACGCGAATTGCGGCACCTGCACGGCCAACCCCGGCTCGATCAGGGCGGAATAGAGGCGGCTGTTCTGGCCGCTGCTCATGATCGCATCGAGCACTTCCAGCGCAGGCGCATCGGGATGGGTCGCATCGGGCAGCTGCCAGATATGGCCGACAGCAGGCAGGGGCACGTTGGGCGAGAAGGCCTCGACATAGCGCGCCTCTGTCCGCCGGTCCTCGCGTTCCGTGATCGTCACATCGACCGGGTTTTGACGCGCAGGGATGTCGCCGAAATATTCGTCGACCAGGCCGCGCAGATTAGCCATTTCGAAATTACCGGCGACGATCAGCGTCGCGGTGTCGGGACCGTAATAGGCTTGGTGAAAAGCGCGCGCATCTTCCAGCGTTGCGGCGTCCAGATCTTCGATACTGCCGATGCCAGGGCGGCGATGCGGCAGATCGTCATAGGCATTTTCGGACAGTACCAGTCGCTGCAAAATGCCGTATGGCGGCGCGAGGACGCGGGTGCGGTATTCCTCCTTCACGACATTGCGCTCGGTTTCGAACACTTCGTCATCCACCACGGGGAAATACATCCGCTCGCGGTGGGTCCACAGCATGGTTTCCAGATATTCCGCCGGCACTGTCTCGAAGTAATTCGTGCGGTCGGTGCCGTTGGAGGCATTGCGCGTGCCGCCGACATCGGCCGTCAGGTCGTAGATCATGTTGTAAGGCATGTTCAGCGTCTTGCGGCTGAGGATATGCTCGAACAGGTGCGCGAACCCGCTGCGGCCTTCGGGATCGAGCTTGCTGCCGATTTCGTACCACAGCGATGTCGTGACTGTGGCGGTCGTATCGTCCTGAATGGCGATCACGCGCAGGCCATTGTCGAGCTCCCATTCGGTGAATTCGATCTCCGGCGCGGTCAGCACCGGCGCATCGGCGGCGTCCTGCGCGAAAGCAGGCTGCGATGTGGCGAGCGCAAGCGCAGTCGCTGCGGTAGCAAGCAAACGAAATGTCACGATAATATCCCCTTGAGTGTCCCGGACTTCTTCAGGCTGAGATAGACCGCAAAGCCAATCTAGACGCAAGCCGCATCCGGAACGCGCTCGACGAGCGACATGGAATGCTCTGCGAACGACTTGGCCGCCATGGCACCAGAAGGCCCCGCCCTTGCATTGTGCAGTGCAACATGTATGAGGTCGCGGACGAAATTCTTCGGCGCGCCGCCTCGCGCGCGCCCAGCCATAATGGACATTCCCATGCTGAACACCGCCGCGCTGAAGCGCGACTGGCTCGCCCAGCCGCGTGCCGATATCCTTGCAGGCATCGTTGTTGCCCTGGCGCTGATTCCGGAAGCGATCGGCTTCTCGATCATCGCCGGTGTCGACCCGCGCGTGGGCCTCTACGCCTCCATCGCCATCGCCATGATCATCGCTTTTACCGGCGGTCGCCCCGGCATGATCAGTGCTGCGACAGCTGCGGTGGCGGTTGTTGTCGTGCCGCTGGTGCGCGATCACGGGGTGGAATATCTCTTCGCCGCGACGATCCTGATGGGGATTTTCCAGGCGATTGCCGCCGTCTTGCGGCTCGACCTGCTGATGCAGTTCGTGGGCCGCGCGGTCATCATCGGCTTCGTGAACGCGCTGGCTATCCTCATTTTCATGGCGCAGCTGCCGCAGCTCGATCCGAGCAATGAGGGGGTCAATTGGATCACCTATGCGATGGTCGCGGGCGCGCTCGCGATTATCTACCTGCTGCCCAAGCTGACCACAGCCGTGCCCAGCCCGCTGGTGGCGATCATCGTCCTTGGTTCGATCAGCATCGGCATGGATTTGCCCATCATCACTGTCGGCGACATGGGCGATATTCCCGAAGGCCTGCCCTATTTCATCTTTCCCGATGTCCCGCTGACGTGGGAGACCTTCACGATCATCGCGCCCTACTCCGCAACCATGGCTGCCGTCGGCCTGATCGAGAGCCTGCTGACCGCCAAGATCGTCGATGACATGACGCACACCGGCTCCAACAAACGCCGTGAGACCTGGGGTCAGGGCGTTGCCAATATCGGTGCCGCCATGTTCGGCGGCATGGGCGGTTGCGCGATGATCGGCCAGTCGGTGATCAATGTGACCTCGGGCGGACGTGGTCGCTTGTCGACCTTTGTTGCAGGTCTGACGCTGCTGATCCTGCTCTGGCTGCTCGGCCCGATTGTCGGTCAGATCCCCATGCCCGCTCTCGTTGCCGTGATGATCATGGTGAGCATCGGGACGTTCAGCTGGACGTCCATCCCTAATCTCAAGCACCATCCGTGGCAGGCGAATGTCGTGATGCTGTCGACCGTCGCTGTCGTCGTCGGCACGCACAATCTCGCGCTTGGCGTGCTGGTGGGCGTGCTGATGTCCGGCATCTTTTTCGCTGCGCTGGTCATGAACCTGTTCAGCGTGGAGCGCACCCGCGACGGCGAAACCGCCTTTTACAAAGTCACCGGCCAGATTTTCTTCGCCAGTGTCGAGCGCTTCAACGATGCCATGAAGCCCGAAAGCCAGCGATCCGATCCGGCAGACCATGTTGTGATCGACGTATCAGAGGCGCATTTCTGGGACATCTCGAGCGCCGGGGCACTCGATGCCATCGTGGAACGGATGCGCCGCAACGGCCGCAGTGTGCAGGTCGTGGGGCTCAACGAGGCGAGCGCAGATATGATCGACAAACATGCTGTGACCGACAGGACCGGCGTGGAACTAGGGCTGGCGCCGCATCCGTGAGCCGGATGCTGCGGTGTCCGTGCAGCTTGCGCTCAAGGACATAAACTGCGAAGTCTGTTCCTGAGGGTCGCTCTTGCAACCTCTTGGGGGGATATCGCAGATGAAATACGCAATCAGTGCGGCAGTACTTGCCGCAGCCGCAATCGCGATGCCGGCATCAGCGCATGAGGTGAATGCCGAGTATGCGACGACCGTTGTCGCGCGGGCCCTTCCAGCTTCCATGCAGGCCGATACCGGCGTCCGCATCGAAGGCGAGGACGGTGAAATGACCTGGGCCCAACCATGGACGAGATGCGCAGCTCCACGAGCTCGCGCGAGGAATTCATGGCTGCCGTAAGCTCCGCCATCGAGGACGGTACTCTGACGCCGCCGGCAGCCGGGACCACCGGTTACCTTTGGCGGGGTGCGGCAGACACTTGGGGCTTGGCACCGGAAGCTCTCGAGGGCGAAGGCTGGCAGATCGTCTTCACGCCGTTCGCAACGGGCAGCGATCTGAATCTTCTGGAAGAGCCCGATGGTACCATGCCGTGGGTGATGGCAGGCGGCACACCCTTCGCACACATCATGGTCTTCGGCTCAGCCGAGTAAATGGCGCGCATTTCGGGGCTGCCTGTGTACCTGCACGGGCGGCCCTGCTCGCATTGGCGCGATCCGTGGCTTGCGCACTTCGGCCTGAGTGAAGCGAGCGCGGACATGATCGACAAGCACGCTGTGACGGACCGGACCGGCGTCGAAATCGGCCTTGCCCCGCATCCCTAATCGTTTGACGGTTCGCCATTAGCTGATAGCCCTCCCACTTGAGCGCATGGCGCGCGAGGGGCTGCGATTTTTGGCGAGACACGGGCAGACATTCCATACGCTCAACGGCATGCGCGGCATTGCGGCGATCGCCGTTGCGATGATGCATTTCCAGTGGTTTCTGGCAGGCCTGCATCCCGCGATTGTTTCGCTGGCGGTCGACTTCTTCTTCGTACTCAGCGGTTTTGTGATCGCCTTTGCGTATGAAAAACGCCTGCAAAGCGGCCTCAGGCGACGCGATTTCCTGCTCGCGCGTTTCATTCGGCTTTACCCGATGTTTCTCGCCGGGATGCTGCTCGGTATTCTGGCGGTCACCCTTTACCAACCGCCGCAGGACATGACCGCGTTCTGGGGTAATGTCGCCCTCAATTCCTTCATGCTGCCCTATCCGTTCGAATTTCCGGCAGTGAATGATGACCTTTTTCCGCTGAATTTCCCTGCGTGGTCGCTGTTTTTCGAGCTTGTGGCCTACACCCTCTTCGCCTGCCTGATGCCCAGACTTGGAAACCGAACTCTGCTGATCCTGATCGCAGCAGGTTTTCTCGCGCTGATAGTCATCGGGGTGACGCAAGGCACGCTGGATCGCGGCGTATGGCGGCCGAGCTGGCCGGGCGGGCTGGCGCGCGTAACTTTCTGCTTCTTTGCAGGCGTTGGGCTCTATCGCTTATGGCTGCGCAAACCCACAAGGTTCGCTTTGCATCCTGCGATGATGCTGGCCGTGCTCGCCACCCCGCTGCTCTGGCGCCCCCATCCAGAATTGGACAATGCGTGGCTCTATGAGCTGGCAGTCCTCACAGTGTGGATGCCTCTCATGGTTTGGCTCGGGGCGGGCAGCCATGCCTCCGGGGCATCGCAGCGAGCATGCGCGTTTCTGGGCACGATCAGTTACCCGCTATATATAGTCCACGCGCCGCTGGTGCTGATCGCAATCAATTTCAACAATCGCCAGGGCGATGCCTTTTTCATGGCCAATGCCCCTTGGGCCGGATTTGCCTTCATTGGCGTGCTGATAGCTCTCGCATGGCTGCTCGCCACCTTTGTCGACCTGCCCGTTCGGCGCTTTCTCGTGAAAAATCTGCTGGCTGATCGCTTGCGAGTCTCAGCGAAAGCGGAGAGCGCTAAGGACGGTGACCCGGCCAGCGCTCCCTAGCGCTGCAGCAGCTGCAGCCAACCACCTCTACCGCTGCGTCGCCCGCCCATAGGTGCCCGTCACATCGCCCCGCGCCCAATCGGCCATCAGATCGTAGAACCCATCGGTCACGCGCGTAATTTCGCGGCTGCCATCATCCGCCTGAGCGAATTCCCACATTCCGTGATCGGTCTCCGGGAACACGTAGATAGTGATATCGCTTCCTTCGGCGCGAAGGCCGCGTAGCCGTTCCAGAGTGGTATCGATCGGCGCTTCGCGATCTGCTCCTGCCAGCGCCCAGAGCTGCGGCGTTTGCACGTCGCGCAGCACTTCCACCGGATCGAGCGACCAATCGATATTGAGCCGGTCGAACATCGGCACGCCTTCGTCACGCAATTGCGCAATGGGGATATTGAGCAGCACGCCGCTGTAACCGCCGCGAAGGTTCGCCAGCCATGGCTCACCGGCATAGCGATCCCGAAAAGCGGCGAATTCCTCGAGGCCGTCCTGATAATTGGATACGACCATGCGGGCTGTGATGTCGGTCAGTTCGCGGCCCAACGGGACTTCCTCCGAATAACCGCCCTCGCGCAGCTCGAGCTCGACCTGGCTTGCATCTTCTTCGCGGATATCGACCACCAGCCCGTAACCAATGCCAATGAAATCAGCGTCAGCGCGTTCCGAAGCAAGCGGAGCAATCCAGCCGCCCTGACTGAGGCCGACCAGCCCAAACCGGCCGTGCCGATCGACCAGTAAGCGCCGCGCTTCTGCTGATGCTGCGACAAGATCATCGGCCAGATCAGGGAAGTTCTGCGAATAGGTTCCGCCCGATGCACCCGTGCCGCGCTTATCGTATACGAAGACCGTGATGCCCCTGCCGACCATTTGATATGGATCGCGCGCGCGGCCAATCCAGCCCTCTTCCTCGGAGCCGTGAGCAAAGACAATGACCGGAGTATCGGGCCCCGCACCCGGCGGCTGGATGAGCCGCCCGGCCAGCTCGATGTCGCCGGACTGGAAGCGCGTGTCCGTGACCGTCGTTTGCAAGCGCGGCAGGACGATTCCATCGGTATTTACGAGCGTCGGACCGGCGCAGCGGGCCGGCGCGGTCGCATCCGCGATCTGTCCTATCTCTCCAGCTGAGGTCGCGTAATTAAACCCTTCGCTGCCTTCGGTAACGATGATCAATTCACCGTCACCGGATGGATACACGCCCACCATGCAATCGCCGGATGTCATTGGTGCGCGCTGGGTGCCGTCGACAAGCGACGGCTCGATCTCGTCAGCTTGGCAGCCACCGAGCAAACTCGCCATCGTCAAAGCAAAAAAGGTATTCCGCATTTCTGCTGCTTACCGCGCAGCTATCGGCGGTCAATCGACTGGCGCAAACAGATCTATCAACTGAGCAGTCCGCTCTACCGAAGACGATCGCGTATTGTCGCTCGCCGCACCAAATGAAAAATGCCGCGAAAGATCAGATAGGCTGCGGCACCCACAACCATCGGCAGCCAGACGCTCGCGAATTGCATATCGCCGCCGGTCCAGAAAAGCTCTCGCCAGAAGGGGCCGCTCACTTTGAGGTGCAAGGAGATGGCAGAGGCAAAGCCGACAGTGTCTGCCAGAAGACCTAGCAGTGGCAAGCGCCGAAGCAGCATCGCAAACACGTATGCCGCGACCAGTAACGTAATGTGTGAGCCGAGTGTGAATCCAAGCCATGCCATGGGTTGCTCACCAAACGGTGCGCCCGGGCGAGTGATATGGTCGACATAATCGAACGCCGTCAGCGCGGTGAGCAATATCACCAGCCACAACCAGTGCGAACGCCAATGGATCCGCACGATAGTCTCAATCCTTAGGGAGGTAGTCCGGCCAGACCACGGCCTGCGCTACTTTCATCTCACCGCGCCACCAATCGTAGACGGCTTTGGGTTCGCCATAGAGGCGATAGCCCTCTTCCAGAGCTTGTGAGACTTTGAGACAAAAGGCCTTGTCATCCTTACCCGTGATCAGGCGGTAGCCTGACTTGCCGGCGGGAAGATCGTGGATCGGTGAATCGCTCATGTCGGGTTCGCCTTAAAGTACATATTTGCTCAAATCGGCATCGCCAGCGAGTTCGCCCAGCTTTTCGCGAACGTAATCGGCATCGACGGTTACGGTCTGATCGGCCATTTCTTCGGCTTCAAAGCTCAGCTCCTCGAACAGCTTTTCCATCACTGTCTGCAGGCGGCGCGCGCCGATATTCTCGACGCTTTCGTTCACCTGCGCAGCGATGCGGGCGACTTCGGCGACGGCACCTTCGGTCATGTCCACCGTCAGCTTCTCGGTGCCGAGCAGTGCCTTGTACTGGCTGACGAGGTTCGCCTTGGTCTCGCTAAGGATGCGGATGAAGTCCTCTTCCGTAAGCGAGCGCAGCTCGACGCGGATTGGCAGGCGGCCCTGCAACTCGGGCAGCATGTCCGAAGGCTTGGCGACATGGAACGCGCCTGATGCGATGAAGAGAACGTGGTCGGTCTTCATCGGACCGTATTTGGTCGCGACTGTCGTGCCTTCGATCAGCGGCAGCAAGTCGCGCTGCACGCCCTCTCTGCTGACCGAGCCGCCGCGCACGTCGGAGACGGCGATCTTGTCGACCTCGTCTAGGAAAACGATGCCGTTGGTCTCTGCATTGGCAAGCGCCACGCGGGCGACATCGTCTTGGTCCATACGCTTTTCAGCTTCTTCATCGACCAGCCGATCCCACGCATCGGGCACTTTCAGCTTCTGCTTCTTTTTCGGAGGACCGCCGAACGCCTTGCCCATCATCTCACTGAGATTGATCATGCTCGCGCCGTTGCCCATGCCGGGGATGTCCATCTGCATATTGGGCTGATCGGTCACTTCGACTTCGACTTCGGTGTCATTCATCGAATTGTCCACGATCCGCTGGCGGAAGCTTTCGCGCGTTGCCTCGCTGGCGTTCTGGCCGACGAGTGCATCGAGCAGGCGCTGCATCGCAGCCTCGCTCGCCGCTTCGCGCACAGCCTCGCGCCGGCGGTCTTTCTCCAGCCGGATCGCTTCTTCGACGAGGTCGCGGGCGATCTGTTCGACGTCCCGGCCGACATAGCCGACTTCGGTGAATTTGGTCGCTTCGACTTTCACGAAGGGAGCCTCTGCGAGCTTGGCGAGGCGGCGCGAGATTTCGGTCTTGCCGCAGCCGGTCGGGCCGATCATCAGAATGTTCTTCGGCGTTACCTCATCGCGCAATTCGGGCGCGAGGCGTTGCCGCCGCCAGCGATTGCGCAGCGCCACGGCAACCGCGCGCTTGGCATCTTTCTGGCCGATAATATGCTCGTCGAGCGCGCCGACGATGGCTTTGGGAGTCAGGTTTTCCATGAATTCTCTCAGACCGTTTCTACGGTGACATTGCCGTTGGTGAAGACGCAGATTTCCGCCGCCACGGCCATCGCCTTGCGGGCGATCGTTTCGGGGTCATCTTCATATTCGGTGAGCGCGCGGGCAGCAGCGAGCGCGTAATTCCCGCCCGAACCGATCGCGGCGATCCCGCCTTCGGGTTCCAGCACATCGCCATTGCCGGTGAGTACAAGCAGCGTTTCCTTGTCGGCAACGATCATCAGCGCTTCGAGATTGCGCAAGTACTTGTCCGTCCGCCAATCCTTGGCGAGCTCGACAGCGGCGCGCAGCAACTGGCCGCTATATTGCTCAAGCTTACGCTCCAGCCTTTCGAACAGGGTGAAAGCATCGGCAGTCGCGCCAGCGAATCCGGCCACGACTTTGCCATCTTCCCCGATGCGGCGAACCTTGCGCGCATTGGGCTTCATCACGGTATTGCCCATCGAGACCTGGCCATCGCCAGCGATCACGATGCCGCTGTCGCGCTTCACGCCCACAATGGTGGTGCCGTGCCACTGGGTCAGGCCGTGGCTCGCCTTGTCATCACTCATGCGACGCATATGGGCGCGCCCCTCGCGCGCTTCAAGCGATCAGCAATGTGAGAGGAATTGGGAGTGTCTTAGCGCCCGCCGCCGCCGGCAGCACCGGGGCCGGCACCGCCGACCGTGCCGATATTGCCGAACAGGTCTTCCAAGAAGCCGCGCTCACGTCCAAGCGTCGGCGTCGTGTCGTTTTCCGGATCGATCCGGGCGACCTGCTCCATCCCGCTGCGATCGGTGGAGATCACATTGCCCGCTTCATCGAATTGCACGGCGAAGACATTGTGCTGTTCGATGCGCGGCTGGCTGAACGGAGCCTGCTCCGTCCGGCTGGAAATGTAATACCACACCGGATCGCCAAACTGGCTGATCATGGTCGGCTGGCCCAGCGTTTCGCGAACCGACTGCTGGTTGTCGAGACCCGGCTGCACGGCTGCGAACAGCGTTTCGTCGATAATGTAACCGCGATTGGTAGCGATCGAAGCACATCCTGACACCACAAGTGCCACGGCCAGGACCGGCCCTGCCATTGCTGCCTTGCGCACGATCGAACCCATAATCAAATCCTTCAAATATCTCTGGCGTAGACCAAGGGGCAATTGCTTCACCCCCACGGTCACCTATATCAGCGCCGATAGATCAGCCTGAGCCTTAGGCGACCTCTCCCGCCGGTGCAACGCGTTCTAGGGCTTCATCCATTGAACTTGTGCTTAACAAGCCAGAGCAAACGAGAATTGACCATGTCCTTCTGGAAACGCTTCCTCGGAAAAGACGGCCGCGACGAGCTGCGCGACCTGTGGCACGCCACGGTCGGCACCAGCAGAGAGCCCGAATGGTATGCCGATTGCGGCGTGAAAGACAGCGTCGAAGGCCGGTTCGACATGATCGCTCTGGTTATGAGCCTCGTCATGCTGCGGATGGAGAAAAGCGAGGAGCTGGCCCCCAAGACCGCTCTGCTGACCGAGCTGTTCGTCGAGGATATGGACCGGCAGCTGCGCGATACCGGCGTGGGCGATCTTTCGGTCGGCAAGAATATGGGCAAATTGATGAGCGCGATCGGCGGCCGCATGGGCAGCCTGCGCGAGAATTTGACCGAAAGCGATGCGAAGCTCGCCGAGATTCTCCAGCGCAATATGACTTTGAACAATGATGAGGCGAAACCCTTCGCCCTCGCCGTGCGCACCCGCGCTCTTCACAATGATCTGCAGGCGGTGGATGATGCAGCTCTGATGCGCGGGCAATTGCGCCCACTCGAGGCCTGACAATGAGCGATACGCCAGAATTTTCCCGGCCCGCCGATATTCGCGGGATCACTGCCGAACCGGTTGAGCTCGTGGCCGACGAAGCCGAGCGCGCCGCGTTGGCGAAGCGGTTTGGCCTGGTGGCGATCAACCGGCTCGAAGCGCAGCTCAGCCTTGAAGCGGCGGGTGATGAGATTGGAGCTAGCGGCACGATGAAGGCAGACATAGTGCAGAGCTGCGCTGTGTCGGGGGACGATCTGCCCGCCGAAATCCGTGAAGACATTGCCTTTCGTTTCGTCCCTCTCGCCAGCCTTGAAGCGAATGAAGAGGACGAGGAAATCGAACTCGACGAGGATGATCTCGACGAAATCGGCTATTCGGGAACGCAATTCGACTTGGGCGAGGCTGTCGCACAGAGCCTAGCGCTGGCCATCGATCCCTATGCCGAAGGGCCCGGTGCGGATGCCGTGCGGCGCGAGCAGGGTCTGATCGAGGAAGGCGAAGGAAGCGGCCCGCTGGCCGATGCCCTGCGCGGCCTCAAAGGCGAGTAGATACGGAACCTGTTATCGGGCCTGCGTGTTGAATGAGCGAAACGCAATTCGTCATAAGGACATCACCCGATGAAAGCCCTGCGCGCCGCCACCAATACCGCCACCATCGCCCTTGCGCTGGGCCTCGCCGCCTGCGGCTCTTCAGAAGAGGTCGGCGATTCGGGCCTTGGTGACGAGCCAGCGGCAGAAGCCGATGTCTATGACGCCGAAACCACCGACAGCGTCGATACCGACATGCCGACGCAGGGCGATTGGTCGGGCATTGAAAGCGCGCGCGGCGAAATCGAAGAAATCCTTGCCTCGGCTGGCGATGAATATGCGCCTGCTTTCCATTTCGTCGTGGTCGATTCGCTCGATATCGATACGGCTGGCGGCGAGACGCCGTTCATGGCTGCCGGCATGGCCGCAGCCGATCAGGGCGGATCGACGATCGTGGTGTACACTCAGGATCAGCAAGTGCACATCACCGGCGATGAAGGACTCGCCTATATGGTGGAAGACCGCAATCGTATCGAAGGCGAAATGGCCGACTATTTCGATCGCGGTGAATATGTCGAAGGCATTCGGCAAGGGCTGTCCATGATAGACGAATGGAATGCAGAGCCCTGATCCCACTGGCACTGATTTAGAAAGCTAGTGTCACACCGGCCCTTCCCATCACATAGTCGTAATCGGTGCCGCCGGTGATCGAATTATTGCTGTAGGTCACCTCCCCGAACACAGTGAGGTCGCGGCGATCGCGCGGGCTCTCGATGCGCAGATTGCCGTACCGCGCGAGCGACCAGTCGCCGCCTCCGCTGCTCTGCGCTCCCGCTCCGCCAGCCGCCAGAAACATCCAGCCATCGGTATTGAGACGGCGCAATTGCACCAGCGGGACGACGCTCACGAAATTTCGCGGTGAGAAATAGTCGAATTCGCCCGGCTCGGTAGAGTGGTAGTAGCGGGCATCGACCTGCGCGCTCAGCCCCAGATCGGCGTCGACCGCATGCACCAGCCGTCCGCGCAGGTGCAGCCGCTCATTCCGCCCTGAAAACTCCTGCACACCAACCGTTACGCTGGCGCTCGTGCTGTCGGTTACTGGCACGTCCGTGCTCGCCCCGACGAAGGTGTAATAGATGCGGCGATTGAGACCCTGCTCGGTCTCGATAATCTCGCGCTCGATAAACAGGCTCTGCGACCAGTCCGCGCGGCGGAGTTCCGCATTGCCCAGCACGGTGTGGCCGTCGGTGCCGACCCGCGCCCGCCAGCGCCAGTCCTCTCCCAAATGGTCGGCAAGATCGAGGTAGATGCGGGTGTCGCTTTCGGGCTCCCCCTTGGCGGGAGAGAAGCGCGCCGCTTCCACCGCAATTCCGGCATATCGGTCGCGGTCCTCGAAGGAGATGAGCGCGCGGCCCAGCAGCTTGACGACTTCTGTGCCTTCGGAGTCGCCGCTCACCCAGATCTCCGCCCCTGCGGCAGGACCGCTTTCCTCATTAGACTGCGCCGCCGCCGGAGCAGCCATCACGCCGAGCATCGCCGCCAGCGCGGCTCCTGTCATGAAGCGCGACATCATTTGGTATCCCATGCTTTGCGAAGGCCGATCAGTTCGGCCAAATAGCCCCACACGCACACCGGCTGCATCAGCAGGCTGTAGGCAAGCGCATAAAAGAAAAAGCCGCCGCGATTGCGCCGTACTTTCAATCCCTCACGCCGGTAAACGCGCGACTGGATGCGGAAGATGATGCCGTTCCAAAGCACGGTCAGCGGAAGGACCGCGATGGTGAGCGGCCCGGCGATGTAGAAATAGCCGAAACACGCAATCACCAGCCCGGGAATGAAGACCAGCGTGTAGACCAGATCGAGCGG is drawn from Aurantiacibacter sp. MUD61 and contains these coding sequences:
- a CDS encoding SulP family inorganic anion transporter → MLNTAALKRDWLAQPRADILAGIVVALALIPEAIGFSIIAGVDPRVGLYASIAIAMIIAFTGGRPGMISAATAAVAVVVVPLVRDHGVEYLFAATILMGIFQAIAAVLRLDLLMQFVGRAVIIGFVNALAILIFMAQLPQLDPSNEGVNWITYAMVAGALAIIYLLPKLTTAVPSPLVAIIVLGSISIGMDLPIITVGDMGDIPEGLPYFIFPDVPLTWETFTIIAPYSATMAAVGLIESLLTAKIVDDMTHTGSNKRRETWGQGVANIGAAMFGGMGGCAMIGQSVINVTSGGRGRLSTFVAGLTLLILLWLLGPIVGQIPMPALVAVMIMVSIGTFSWTSIPNLKHHPWQANVVMLSTVAVVVGTHNLALGVLVGVLMSGIFFAALVMNLFSVERTRDGETAFYKVTGQIFFASVERFNDAMKPESQRSDPADHVVIDVSEAHFWDISSAGALDAIVERMRRNGRSVQVVGLNEASADMIDKHAVTDRTGVELGLAPHP
- a CDS encoding acyltransferase family protein — translated: MARHGQTFHTLNGMRGIAAIAVAMMHFQWFLAGLHPAIVSLAVDFFFVLSGFVIAFAYEKRLQSGLRRRDFLLARFIRLYPMFLAGMLLGILAVTLYQPPQDMTAFWGNVALNSFMLPYPFEFPAVNDDLFPLNFPAWSLFFELVAYTLFACLMPRLGNRTLLILIAAGFLALIVIGVTQGTLDRGVWRPSWPGGLARVTFCFFAGVGLYRLWLRKPTRFALHPAMMLAVLATPLLWRPHPELDNAWLYELAVLTVWMPLMVWLGAGSHASGASQRACAFLGTISYPLYIVHAPLVLIAINFNNRQGDAFFMANAPWAGFAFIGVLIALAWLLATFVDLPVRRFLVKNLLADRLRVSAKAESAKDGDPASAP
- a CDS encoding alpha/beta hydrolase family protein → MASLLGGCQADEIEPSLVDGTQRAPMTSGDCMVGVYPSGDGELIIVTEGSEGFNYATSAGEIGQIADATAPARCAGPTLVNTDGIVLPRLQTTVTDTRFQSGDIELAGRLIQPPGAGPDTPVIVFAHGSEEEGWIGRARDPYQMVGRGITVFVYDKRGTGASGGTYSQNFPDLADDLVAASAEARRLLVDRHGRFGLVGLSQGGWIAPLASERADADFIGIGYGLVVDIREEDASQVELELREGGYSEEVPLGRELTDITARMVVSNYQDGLEEFAAFRDRYAGEPWLANLRGGYSGVLLNIPIAQLRDEGVPMFDRLNIDWSLDPVEVLRDVQTPQLWALAGADREAPIDTTLERLRGLRAEGSDITIYVFPETDHGMWEFAQADDGSREITRVTDGFYDLMADWARGDVTGTYGRATQR
- a CDS encoding DUF1737 domain-containing protein, giving the protein MSDSPIHDLPAGKSGYRLITGKDDKAFCLKVSQALEEGYRLYGEPKAVYDWWRGEMKVAQAVVWPDYLPKD
- the hslU gene encoding ATP-dependent protease ATPase subunit HslU — its product is MENLTPKAIVGALDEHIIGQKDAKRAVAVALRNRWRRQRLAPELRDEVTPKNILMIGPTGCGKTEISRRLAKLAEAPFVKVEATKFTEVGYVGRDVEQIARDLVEEAIRLEKDRRREAVREAASEAAMQRLLDALVGQNASEATRESFRQRIVDNSMNDTEVEVEVTDQPNMQMDIPGMGNGASMINLSEMMGKAFGGPPKKKQKLKVPDAWDRLVDEEAEKRMDQDDVARVALANAETNGIVFLDEVDKIAVSDVRGGSVSREGVQRDLLPLIEGTTVATKYGPMKTDHVLFIASGAFHVAKPSDMLPELQGRLPIRVELRSLTEEDFIRILSETKANLVSQYKALLGTEKLTVDMTEGAVAEVARIAAQVNESVENIGARRLQTVMEKLFEELSFEAEEMADQTVTVDADYVREKLGELAGDADLSKYVL
- the hslV gene encoding ATP-dependent protease subunit HslV; its protein translation is MSDDKASHGLTQWHGTTIVGVKRDSGIVIAGDGQVSMGNTVMKPNARKVRRIGEDGKVVAGFAGATADAFTLFERLERKLEQYSGQLLRAAVELAKDWRTDKYLRNLEALMIVADKETLLVLTGNGDVLEPEGGIAAIGSGGNYALAAARALTEYEDDPETIARKAMAVAAEICVFTNGNVTVETV
- a CDS encoding outer membrane protein assembly factor BamE, producing MGSIVRKAAMAGPVLAVALVVSGCASIATNRGYIIDETLFAAVQPGLDNQQSVRETLGQPTMISQFGDPVWYYISSRTEQAPFSQPRIEQHNVFAVQFDEAGNVISTDRSGMEQVARIDPENDTTPTLGRERGFLEDLFGNIGTVGGAGPGAAGGGGR
- a CDS encoding ubiquinol-cytochrome C chaperone family protein translates to MSFWKRFLGKDGRDELRDLWHATVGTSREPEWYADCGVKDSVEGRFDMIALVMSLVMLRMEKSEELAPKTALLTELFVEDMDRQLRDTGVGDLSVGKNMGKLMSAIGGRMGSLRENLTESDAKLAEILQRNMTLNNDEAKPFALAVRTRALHNDLQAVDDAALMRGQLRPLEA
- a CDS encoding YceD family protein, with the translated sequence MSDTPEFSRPADIRGITAEPVELVADEAERAALAKRFGLVAINRLEAQLSLEAAGDEIGASGTMKADIVQSCAVSGDDLPAEIREDIAFRFVPLASLEANEEDEEIELDEDDLDEIGYSGTQFDLGEAVAQSLALAIDPYAEGPGADAVRREQGLIEEGEGSGPLADALRGLKGE
- a CDS encoding TPM domain-containing protein codes for the protein MKALRAATNTATIALALGLAACGSSEEVGDSGLGDEPAAEADVYDAETTDSVDTDMPTQGDWSGIESARGEIEEILASAGDEYAPAFHFVVVDSLDIDTAGGETPFMAAGMAAADQGGSTIVVYTQDQQVHITGDEGLAYMVEDRNRIEGEMADYFDRGEYVEGIRQGLSMIDEWNAEP